One window of the Archangium primigenium genome contains the following:
- the rpmJ gene encoding 50S ribosomal protein L36, with protein MKVRASVKKICDKCKVVRRKGIVRIICASNPRHKQRQG; from the coding sequence ATGAAGGTTCGGGCGTCCGTCAAGAAGATCTGCGACAAGTGCAAGGTTGTCCGTCGCAAGGGTATCGTGCGCATCATCTGCGCCTCCAACCCCCGGCACAAGCAGCGCCAGGGCTAG
- the infA gene encoding translation initiation factor IF-1: MPKDDSIEVEGTVMEPLPNAMFRVVLDNGHKVLAHISGKMRMHFIRILPGDKVKVELSPYDLTRGRITYRAK; encoded by the coding sequence TTGCCGAAGGATGATTCCATCGAAGTCGAGGGGACGGTCATGGAGCCCCTCCCGAACGCGATGTTCCGCGTGGTGCTGGACAATGGCCACAAGGTGCTCGCGCACATCTCGGGGAAGATGCGGATGCACTTCATCCGTATCCTCCCGGGCGACAAGGTGAAGGTGGAGCTGTCCCCGTACGATTTGACCCGGGGCCGGATTACCTACCGAGCGAAGTAG